Proteins co-encoded in one Cytobacillus sp. NJ13 genomic window:
- the sstT gene encoding serine/threonine transporter SstT: MKNAISKWNQISLVKRILLGIIAGVALALTIPKAAGWITIFGTLFVGALKAVAPILVFFLVMHAISKHRSGHKTNMKSIIALYGLSTFLAGAVAVFASFIFPVTLSLAPGAEDVTPPGGIAEVLKTLLTNVVDNPVNALINGNYIGILTWAILLGLALRKAADTTKNMLANFSDAISTLVKWVISFAPIGIMGLVFDAIVANGLSALLDYGKLLAILLGSMFFIALVVNPLIVFLNIRRNPYPLVFKCLRESGITAFFTRSSAANIPVNMSLCEKLGLDEDTYSVSIPLGATVNMAGAAVTISILTLAAVHTLGIQVDFATALILSVLAAVSAAGASGVAGGSLLLIPLAASLFGMPNDIAMQVVGVGFIIGVLQDSCETALNSSSDVLFTATAEYAKKRKEGKIVKISA; encoded by the coding sequence ATGAAAAATGCAATCAGCAAGTGGAACCAAATAAGCCTGGTCAAAAGAATTCTGCTGGGCATCATCGCAGGTGTCGCCCTGGCTTTGACCATTCCTAAAGCAGCGGGATGGATCACCATCTTCGGCACTCTTTTTGTAGGTGCATTAAAAGCTGTAGCACCGATCCTGGTATTTTTCCTGGTGATGCACGCCATTTCCAAGCATAGAAGCGGCCATAAGACGAATATGAAATCTATTATCGCCCTTTATGGATTAAGTACGTTTCTTGCAGGAGCTGTCGCAGTTTTTGCCAGCTTTATTTTTCCGGTTACCCTGTCACTTGCTCCCGGAGCTGAGGATGTAACACCTCCTGGAGGGATAGCAGAAGTTCTTAAAACCCTGCTGACAAACGTAGTGGACAACCCGGTCAATGCACTGATCAACGGCAACTATATCGGTATTCTGACTTGGGCGATTCTCCTCGGCCTGGCTTTAAGAAAAGCTGCTGATACAACAAAGAACATGCTCGCAAACTTCTCAGATGCCATCTCGACTCTAGTAAAATGGGTGATCAGCTTCGCCCCAATCGGGATTATGGGTCTCGTGTTTGATGCGATTGTCGCCAATGGTCTTTCAGCATTGCTTGATTATGGAAAACTGCTTGCAATCCTGCTGGGTTCCATGTTTTTTATTGCTCTTGTTGTGAATCCGCTTATCGTATTCTTAAATATTCGCAGGAACCCATATCCTCTAGTATTTAAATGCCTAAGAGAAAGCGGAATTACAGCATTCTTTACGCGCAGCTCAGCAGCAAACATCCCTGTAAATATGAGCTTATGCGAAAAGCTTGGGCTGGATGAAGATACTTATTCCGTATCCATCCCATTAGGCGCCACGGTTAACATGGCAGGTGCAGCTGTTACGATTTCTATTCTGACTCTTGCAGCTGTCCATACACTTGGCATTCAAGTGGACTTTGCAACTGCCCTTATCCTTAGCGTATTAGCAGCAGTATCTGCCGCAGGTGCTTCAGGTGTTGCAGGCGGATCACTTCTTCTCATTCCTTTAGCAGCCAGCTTATTCGGAATGCCAAATGACATTGCGATGCAGGTTGTAGGTGTAGGATTCATCATTGGAGTTCTTCAGGATTCATGTGAAACGGCCCTTAACTCGTCTTCAGATGTTCTATTTACAGCAACTGCTGAATATGCAAAGAAACGCAAGGAAGGCAAGATAGTGAAAATCAGTGCCTGA
- a CDS encoding VOC family protein, with product MGRLVHFEVHVDDMERAKKFYGEVFGWSFQDWSEYAGMPYYGAVTGNEEELGINGALMQRQGPPPEANQTLNGFACTMGVEDYDAAEARILKNGGTVALPKYALPGMAWQGYYKDTEGNIFGIHQPDANAK from the coding sequence ATGGGCAGATTAGTTCATTTTGAAGTTCATGTGGATGACATGGAGCGGGCCAAGAAGTTTTATGGCGAGGTATTCGGCTGGTCATTTCAGGATTGGAGTGAGTATGCCGGAATGCCTTATTATGGAGCAGTGACTGGAAATGAAGAAGAGCTGGGCATTAACGGTGCTCTGATGCAAAGGCAGGGACCGCCTCCAGAAGCTAATCAAACGTTAAACGGATTTGCCTGTACGATGGGTGTGGAGGACTATGATGCAGCTGAAGCCAGAATTCTTAAGAATGGCGGCACTGTCGCATTGCCGAAGTATGCTCTTCCTGGAATGGCTTGGCAGGGGTACTATAAGGATACAGAAGGAAATATTTTCGGAATTCACCAGCCGGATGCAAATGCAAAGTAA
- a CDS encoding class I SAM-dependent methyltransferase: protein MEEKMERLARKIEFLENPKKRGDIPPKELLGMIPIKKTDTILDLGAGTGYITVPAARATAGMVYALDIDADMLDVIKSKAEKEKIENIIILKDSIDHIPLPDNSMDLTLASLVLHEMPSLPRALGQIKRVLKPGGYFVCIEFEKKDFPKERHPRISSSEMEEEIKLAGLNVSRKLFLTDAIYMIMAKK from the coding sequence ATGGAAGAGAAAATGGAACGTTTGGCAAGAAAAATAGAATTTCTGGAAAATCCAAAAAAAAGAGGTGATATTCCGCCAAAAGAACTGCTGGGAATGATCCCTATTAAAAAAACGGACACGATTTTGGATTTAGGTGCAGGCACTGGTTATATAACAGTCCCGGCTGCAAGAGCCACAGCTGGAATGGTTTATGCATTAGATATTGATGCAGATATGCTGGATGTGATCAAATCCAAAGCGGAAAAGGAAAAAATTGAAAATATTATAATACTAAAAGACAGTATTGATCATATTCCATTACCTGACAATAGCATGGATCTTACACTGGCATCATTAGTTCTCCATGAGATGCCATCCTTACCACGTGCACTGGGGCAAATTAAACGAGTGCTTAAGCCTGGCGGCTATTTTGTATGTATCGAATTTGAGAAGAAAGACTTTCCTAAAGAAAGACATCCAAGAATTTCTTCATCCGAAATGGAAGAAGAAATTAAACTTGCAGGGCTGAATGTATCCAGAAAGCTCTTTTTAACAGATGCCATCTATATGATTATGGCTAAAAAATGA
- a CDS encoding NAD(P)/FAD-dependent oxidoreductase produces the protein MLLDCVIIGGGPSGLNASLVLGRARKKVILFDENKPRNAVTHESHGFITRDGIKPSEFKRIAREDLMNYPGITMENQRVIDIKKENDAFMIRAEDGRCLRSKKVLLATGLRDEFPAIEGIHQFYGKTLFSCPFCDGWELRDRPLVLISEDNRAFHMAKMISNWSKDLVVCTNGNLIFSEEQKEILIMKQIKVFDDEIDAFEGESGRLAKIKFRNGNEIFRAGGFVTTGLTQASPFAEVLGCKMNNMGGIETDTLGRTNIKGVYASGDNSILAPSQLIIAASAGSKAAMGIVHDLVNEEF, from the coding sequence ATGCTGTTAGATTGTGTTATTATCGGCGGAGGGCCATCCGGATTAAATGCTTCACTTGTTCTTGGAAGGGCAAGGAAAAAGGTTATCCTTTTTGATGAAAATAAACCCAGAAATGCGGTAACACACGAATCTCATGGTTTTATTACAAGGGATGGCATCAAACCTTCTGAGTTTAAAAGAATTGCCAGGGAAGATTTAATGAACTATCCTGGCATCACTATGGAGAATCAGCGGGTTATTGATATAAAGAAAGAAAATGATGCTTTCATGATTCGTGCAGAAGACGGCAGATGCTTACGCTCCAAAAAGGTCCTATTGGCTACAGGTCTAAGAGATGAATTTCCAGCAATTGAAGGAATTCACCAGTTTTATGGCAAAACCTTGTTTAGTTGCCCATTTTGCGATGGCTGGGAATTAAGAGACCGCCCATTAGTTCTAATCTCAGAGGATAACCGTGCTTTCCATATGGCAAAAATGATTTCAAATTGGAGTAAAGATCTTGTTGTTTGTACGAATGGCAATTTGATATTTTCAGAAGAGCAAAAAGAAATATTAATAATGAAACAAATAAAGGTGTTTGACGATGAGATAGATGCTTTTGAAGGGGAAAGCGGCCGCTTGGCTAAAATAAAATTTAGAAATGGCAATGAAATTTTTAGGGCTGGAGGCTTTGTCACAACAGGTTTAACCCAAGCTTCGCCATTTGCAGAAGTATTAGGATGCAAGATGAATAATATGGGTGGAATTGAAACAGACACACTTGGCCGAACTAATATTAAAGGTGTTTATGCCAGCGGTGATAATTCTATCCTGGCACCTTCCCAATTGATTATTGCCGCCAGTGCGGGAAGTAAAGCGGCTATGGGAATCGTTCATGATTTAGTAAATGAAGAATTTTAA
- a CDS encoding Rrf2 family transcriptional regulator, which produces MKYSKATNYALHTMVYLTLTPKGKSVGVEQLAKIQDLSPTYLSKILTKLVKAGLIESTPGVKGGYSIVRHSRKTSFLDVIHAIEGHTTLFNCSLEHDDLSNEDCLIEKVMFKAEKKMKDELNTKYIADIAKEIESAKNHKKNCNQFE; this is translated from the coding sequence ATGAAATATTCAAAAGCCACCAACTATGCATTGCACACAATGGTGTATTTAACTTTAACACCCAAGGGAAAATCTGTTGGCGTTGAACAGCTGGCTAAAATCCAAGATCTTTCGCCGACCTACCTGTCGAAAATTCTCACGAAACTCGTAAAGGCAGGACTTATTGAATCAACTCCTGGTGTTAAGGGCGGATACAGCATTGTAAGGCATTCTCGTAAAACTTCCTTTCTGGATGTCATTCATGCCATCGAAGGGCACACCACCTTGTTTAATTGTTCTTTGGAGCATGATGATTTATCAAATGAAGATTGCTTAATTGAAAAAGTGATGTTTAAAGCTGAGAAAAAGATGAAAGATGAGCTGAATACAAAATATATTGCTGATATTGCAAAAGAGATTGAATCCGCAAAAAATCACAAAAAGAATTGTAATCAGTTTGAGTAA
- a CDS encoding anion permease gives MQTRMEKHGQYAHPLFMQLDRISRRSLAIISAHVIFLLLIAFADGVDYKAKVSIFVFLSAVTLWTSTKLPAGFIAFASVVFIILMKGASPELLYLSLSEEVVWLMVGAFFIGEAVEQSGLTERFIQFTLGKSRTPAKLKRGMISFLFASVFFIPSTSARAAMARPVIIHLASRLTVKEKKILTITMPIVILMSTSAALIGAGSHVIGVGLLETAAGQSISYLQWLMWGLPFAFIMTIVSSIAVKWMMRGEKELEKSPVIPNLPDLPAQMPLTGAEIKTLIIVALLIIGWMTESFHGYDLALVSMIGAIALTMPNMGVITWKQGVKAVSWNLILFVAAAASLGKILVVNGVADWMEGKITGFLQIFTDAPDWIMAVVILIIAATSHLYITSHTTRAIVLVPGIILFSQSMGMNPYAAVFISLIGMNYCITFPVSSKALLLFYEDDELSYDAGILAKLSAILMPLYIAIAVIFYCTYWQWTGMSLY, from the coding sequence ATGCAGACTAGAATGGAAAAGCATGGGCAATACGCCCATCCATTATTTATGCAATTAGACCGTATTTCCCGAAGAAGCCTGGCCATAATAAGCGCCCATGTCATCTTCCTTCTGTTGATTGCGTTCGCTGATGGGGTTGATTATAAAGCAAAGGTATCGATTTTCGTTTTTCTCTCAGCTGTGACGCTATGGACTTCAACAAAACTCCCTGCTGGATTCATTGCATTTGCCAGCGTCGTATTCATCATTTTAATGAAAGGAGCGAGCCCGGAGCTATTATATCTGTCCCTTTCGGAGGAGGTGGTATGGCTGATGGTCGGGGCATTTTTCATTGGGGAGGCTGTTGAACAATCAGGTTTAACTGAACGGTTCATTCAGTTTACCTTAGGAAAAAGCCGGACGCCAGCAAAGCTGAAAAGGGGGATGATATCCTTTCTTTTCGCCTCTGTTTTTTTTATTCCTTCAACATCCGCCAGAGCTGCCATGGCAAGGCCGGTCATCATTCATCTGGCAAGCAGGCTGACCGTAAAAGAGAAAAAAATTCTTACAATCACTATGCCTATCGTCATTTTAATGAGTACATCGGCAGCACTTATTGGTGCTGGTTCCCATGTCATTGGCGTTGGGCTTTTGGAAACTGCGGCTGGCCAATCCATCTCCTATTTGCAGTGGCTAATGTGGGGACTGCCTTTTGCATTTATTATGACAATCGTGAGCTCAATTGCCGTTAAGTGGATGATGAGGGGTGAAAAGGAATTGGAAAAATCACCTGTTATACCTAATCTACCGGATTTGCCAGCTCAAATGCCGCTTACAGGAGCGGAAATTAAAACTCTAATAATTGTTGCTCTTCTGATCATAGGATGGATGACTGAAAGTTTCCATGGATATGATCTTGCATTGGTTTCCATGATCGGGGCAATTGCGCTGACGATGCCGAATATGGGGGTAATTACCTGGAAACAGGGGGTTAAAGCAGTTTCTTGGAATTTGATTCTTTTTGTTGCAGCAGCCGCCTCACTAGGAAAAATTCTTGTTGTAAATGGTGTGGCCGATTGGATGGAAGGAAAGATTACAGGCTTCCTCCAAATCTTTACTGATGCTCCGGATTGGATTATGGCAGTCGTGATCCTTATCATCGCCGCCACCAGCCATTTATACATTACATCCCATACGACAAGGGCAATTGTTTTGGTTCCAGGGATCATTCTGTTTAGCCAGTCAATGGGAATGAATCCGTACGCAGCCGTCTTTATCAGTTTAATAGGCATGAACTATTGCATCACGTTTCCAGTAAGTTCTAAGGCACTGCTCCTTTTTTATGAGGATGATGAATTAAGTTATGATGCAGGTATTTTAGCCAAGTTAAGTGCTATCCTAATGCCGCTGTACATTGCCATTGCAGTTATTTTCTATTGTACTTATTGGCAGTGGACGGGGATGAGTCTATATTGA
- a CDS encoding glycerate kinase: MKIVIVPSGFKECLDAEDVALAMERGAQRYNGAADIEIIPMIDGGEGFAKTITRLKGGHLIYVDATGPVGKKVNAHFGIFEENGEMTAVIEMAAVAGLKHVPLQERNPLLTTTYGVGELILAALDFGADRILIGCGDSGTSDGGAGMAQALGVRFLDGDGNVAEIMGGSDLLKVKQIDDSGMDKRVRQIEIDVACNWKNVLCGDNGVARIFGPQKGATKEQVIILSEAMEHYANLIEKSYRIDVRYLEGSGASGGLGAGLAAFAGAVLHPRFSLIRKYIKIEEKIASADIVLTAEGSIDFQTPNGKIPTEVARIAKKYDIPVIAITGTVGKGASLNYDAGIDAFLSIIPKPTSLEKAILYAPQWIEDSTESVMRQVDIGYKIASRSRINEGAV, translated from the coding sequence ATGAAGATTGTGATTGTACCGTCAGGTTTTAAAGAGTGCCTGGATGCAGAGGATGTGGCGCTGGCGATGGAAAGGGGAGCGCAGCGTTATAACGGAGCAGCCGATATTGAAATAATTCCTATGATTGATGGCGGAGAGGGGTTTGCTAAAACCATTACGAGATTAAAAGGCGGTCATTTGATTTACGTAGATGCGACGGGTCCTGTCGGCAAAAAGGTAAATGCCCATTTCGGCATTTTTGAAGAGAATGGTGAAATGACTGCTGTTATCGAGATGGCTGCAGTGGCAGGTCTGAAGCATGTTCCCCTGCAGGAGCGAAATCCTTTACTGACGACTACTTATGGGGTAGGGGAACTGATACTTGCTGCTTTGGATTTTGGAGCTGATCGTATTTTGATCGGCTGCGGCGACTCCGGCACTTCAGATGGGGGGGCAGGGATGGCTCAGGCACTTGGTGTCCGATTTTTGGATGGTGATGGAAATGTGGCTGAAATAATGGGAGGTTCTGATTTATTAAAGGTAAAGCAAATAGATGACTCAGGCATGGACAAGCGTGTCAGACAAATTGAGATTGATGTTGCCTGCAATTGGAAAAATGTTTTATGCGGGGACAATGGAGTAGCGAGGATATTTGGCCCGCAAAAGGGTGCAACCAAAGAGCAGGTAATAATATTATCTGAAGCCATGGAGCACTATGCTAATCTTATAGAAAAAAGTTATAGGATCGATGTCAGATACCTCGAGGGAAGCGGTGCCTCAGGAGGGCTCGGGGCAGGTTTGGCTGCTTTTGCCGGTGCAGTGCTTCATCCTCGTTTCAGCCTTATAAGAAAATACATAAAGATAGAAGAAAAAATTGCTTCCGCTGACATCGTGCTGACAGCGGAAGGGAGCATCGATTTCCAGACTCCAAATGGAAAAATACCGACTGAGGTCGCCCGCATTGCCAAAAAATACGATATACCCGTCATAGCCATCACAGGTACGGTTGGTAAAGGGGCATCCTTGAATTATGATGCCGGCATTGATGCTTTTTTAAGCATTATACCAAAGCCGACATCTCTGGAAAAAGCAATTCTGTATGCTCCTCAGTGGATTGAGGACAGTACAGAATCAGTCATGCGGCAAGTGGACATTGGCTATAAAATAGCCAGCAGAAGCCGGATCAATGAAGGGGCTGTCTAA
- a CDS encoding SRPBCC family protein, producing MVDVFTEITINCPISQVAEYAANPDHAPDWYVNIQSVEWKTPKPLQLGSQIAFRAKFLGRELAYVYEITNYIPNEIMVMKTANGPFPMETIYTWQAIEENHTRMTLRNKGNPKGFNKVLSPLMEPMMRRANMKDLKKIKAILEQ from the coding sequence ATGGTAGATGTTTTTACAGAAATAACAATTAATTGCCCTATTTCACAAGTTGCTGAATATGCCGCTAACCCTGATCATGCTCCTGATTGGTATGTGAATATACAATCAGTTGAATGGAAGACACCAAAACCGCTCCAACTAGGATCACAGATTGCTTTTCGAGCGAAGTTTCTTGGCCGGGAACTTGCTTATGTTTACGAAATTACTAATTATATTCCAAATGAAATAATGGTAATGAAAACTGCAAATGGCCCATTTCCAATGGAGACTATCTATACATGGCAAGCGATCGAAGAAAACCATACCCGCATGACATTAAGAAATAAAGGGAACCCAAAAGGCTTTAATAAGGTCCTGTCTCCATTGATGGAACCTATGATGAGAAGAGCAAATATGAAGGATTTGAAAAAAATCAAAGCCATACTTGAACAATAA
- a CDS encoding helix-turn-helix domain-containing protein produces the protein MSDELSTVFKALGHPIRREILDILKISPRTTGELDDHFPEVTRYAIMKHLNILEEGNLVLVRREGKYKRHFLNAVPLQEVHERWVDKYMQSTASSLLNLRSTVREKGGDKTMESTKDFRIEQEIILDAPREEVFRALTEKVEDWWEFRIAPKGVASNFTFEPVIGGQFIEKWGEKQGAVWGNVYYVNAPEEIRLHGHLGMQGAVNSAYTYRLLEKEGGTLLQLSHTASGVIQDQWEEEHSKGWEYLLGTLLKNYVEDN, from the coding sequence ATGAGCGACGAGCTATCCACCGTTTTTAAGGCATTGGGACATCCAATCCGCAGGGAAATTCTCGATATTCTTAAGATATCGCCAAGAACGACCGGAGAACTAGACGACCATTTTCCTGAAGTCACAAGGTATGCCATTATGAAGCATCTAAATATTTTAGAGGAAGGGAATTTGGTCTTGGTAAGGCGTGAAGGAAAATATAAAAGGCATTTTCTTAATGCGGTACCTCTTCAGGAAGTGCATGAGCGCTGGGTTGATAAATACATGCAATCTACCGCCAGCTCGCTTCTTAATTTAAGGAGTACAGTAAGAGAAAAAGGAGGAGACAAAACGATGGAATCGACTAAGGATTTTCGCATTGAACAGGAGATCATTCTTGATGCACCACGTGAAGAAGTATTCAGAGCATTAACCGAAAAGGTGGAAGATTGGTGGGAGTTCCGCATAGCTCCAAAAGGAGTAGCTTCAAACTTTACTTTTGAGCCAGTTATAGGCGGACAATTTATCGAAAAATGGGGTGAAAAACAAGGTGCAGTGTGGGGGAATGTTTATTATGTGAATGCTCCTGAAGAAATACGGCTGCATGGCCATCTTGGCATGCAGGGAGCGGTAAACAGCGCCTATACTTATCGACTTCTTGAAAAAGAAGGCGGTACACTGCTTCAGCTTTCCCATACTGCTTCTGGTGTTATTCAAGACCAATGGGAAGAGGAGCATTCCAAGGGATGGGAATACTTGCTTGGCACCCTATTAAAAAACTACGTAGAAGACAATTAA